The window ATAAGGATCGCATCCGCCTGCAAGTGTCGCCTGAATTCAGCCAGATCAACTCGGCTCTCACGGTCGGCGGCACGCCTGGCCTGAAGGTGCGAGCCGCGACGACGACTGTCGAAATGCGAGAAGGTCAAACGCTGGCGATCGCCGGTTTGCTGGAAGACAATATGAACGGCACGAACGTCGGTGACCTGCCGTTCCTGTCGCGAGTCTTCGGCCGCCGCGACATGAGCCGCAACGAAACGGAACTGCTCATCCTGGTTGCTCCGGAACTGGTGCATGCGATGGAAGCCGAAGAGGTTCCGCCGCTGCCTGGCTTCGATGTAACCGAACCGACGAGTGCCCAGTTCTTCCTGCACGGCCGGTTGGAAGGGAATCCGACCCAGGATTACCGCAGCACGGTCTGGCCGCGTCTGAAGAAACGCTACGGAGCCGGCGGCCCGGCGATGACGAGCGGACCTTTCGGTCACGGACAGTAAGACAGGAAGTTCTGAGTTTTGAGTTCTGAGTTCTGAGACAAAAAAGTTCTCAGAACTCAGCCATCACTCAGAAAGACACTTACTCCTGTCTCAGAACTCCAAATTTAAAACTCAGAACTACCTCACTCCAACCCGCCGAGTGATTCCCATGAAACACACGATACTCATCCTCAGCTTGATCGCAGCTTCGCTCTCCGGCTGTGCCTGGAACGACTTTGATCAGTGTGGTGGCAACCAGCGAGTGATGCACGGCAATCACCAGTCGCAGAAGTGGGCACGCAAGTACGGTGCGCCGCACGACCGGCCGTTCCCGATCGGCCAGGTGAGCGATTCGTTCTGGGAAACCCAGCAAACGAACGCCGAAGCGGCCGACTTCACGTTCTACGACCACGAGTTCCGCGGCGACACGGCTGAACTCGGCCCGGGCGCCAAGCGACACCTCGAGATGGTGGCGATGCGACTGGAACACGCGCCGTTCCCGATCGTGATCGAACAAAGCCAATACAACGCCAAGCCGCAACTCGACGCCGCCCGCCGGCAAACGATCGTGATGCACCTGAACCGCATGGGCGTGACGAACGCCGACGAGCGAGTGGTGGTCGCGGGCGCCTTCGCGGAAGGCTTCACGGCGATCGAGGGAGAACGCGCCTACTACAACGGCATCCTCGGCAACAGCGGCGGCGGCGCTGGCCGCCGCTTCGGCGGCACCGGCGGCGTCTATCGGTAGTCCGACTCAGCAAATTGATGAGTGGTTGGGTCTGTTCGCAGTTCCAGCCCCTCACCCCAACCCTCTCCCCGGAGTACCGAGGAGAGGGAGCAAGAGCTTAGACGAAGATCTCATTCAACACCTTCCCACCAATCACACTGGCGCGTTCGTCGCGACCGTCGTGGAGGAAGGTGAGGGCTTCTTCGTTGATGCCCATCAGGTGCAAGATGGTCGTGTGCAGATCGCGCACGTGAGCAAAGCCATCGGTCGCCCAGAGGCCGATTTCGTCGGTCGCGCCGAAGCGGAAGCCGGGCTTCACACCGCCGCCGGCCATCCAGGTGGTGAAACCGAACGGATTGTGATCGCGGCCGTTGCCGCTTTCACTCATCGGCGTGCGGCCAAATTCGCCGCCCCAGACGACGAGCGTGCTATCGAGCAGGCCGCGACGCTTCAGATCGGTTAGCAGGGCGGCGATTGGCTTGTCGGTCTCGGCGCAGTTGGCTTCGTGGTTGGTGTCGAGATTGGCGTGGGCATCCCACTGCGTGCCGCTACCCATGTAGAGCTGCACAAATCGCACGCCGCGCTCGACGAGTCGCCGCGCGAGCAAGCAGTTGCGAGCGTTCCGCTGCGTCGTCTCGTTTTCCATGCCGTACATGGCGAGGGTCGCCGGCGTTTCGTCCGATAGATCGGCGACTTCCGGCGCGCTCGATTGCATGCGGAAGGCGAGCTCGTATGACGCAATGTGAGCATCGAGACGATCGTCGCCACGACGTTTCTCGGCAAACCGCTTGCTTAGGCTGTTGATGAAATCGATCTTGCCGCGTTGCTGATCGTCGCTCACGCCCGAGGGAGCATTGGCGTACAGGATCGGAGTTTTGCCAGTGGCCAGGCGAGTGCCCTGGTAGGTCGCCGGCATGAAGCCGCTGTTCCAGTTCTGATTGCCACCCGGCGGATCGGTGGCGTAGTCGGTCAGCACGACGTAGCCCGGCAGATCGGCGTTCTCACTGCCGAGACCGTACATGGCCCACGAGCCGAGCGACGGCCGGCCGGCGATCTGGCTGCAGGTGTTCATCTGGCAGACCGCGTTGACGTGCGTCAGCCCTTCCGACTGGCAGCCTTGCAGCAGGCAAATATCGTCAGCATGGCGAGTCAATTCGGGGCAGAGATCGCTGATCCAGTGGCCCGAGTCACCGTATTGCTTGAACTTACGCGATGATGCGAGGAGGGGCGTATTGGCCGTCACCCCCATCGCCGTTTGCGGCTTTTTGAACGACGACGGCAGCGGCTTGCCGGCATACTTCGTGAGCGCCGGCTTGGGGTCGAACATGTCGATGTGGCTCGGCCCGCCATCCATGAAGAGCCAGATTACGCTCTTGGCACGGATCTCGTGGTGCGGCTTTTTGGGTGCCAGCGAGTGAATGGTCTTCTTACCAGCCGCTTGTGACTCTTGCGCGAGGAGCGAAGCCAACGCGAGAGCACCGAGACCGCCACCGGCCTGACGGAGAAAATCGCGACGCGAAGTAGCTGGCATGAAATCCATACTTAATCAACGTAGACAAACTCAGCAGAGTTCATCAGCGATTGGCAAAAATCGACGATGGCAGCGGCTTGAGCGGGCGAATATCCGGCGGGAAGTGGATCGGGCAAGGTCTTCGCATCGGGGCTGCCGTGCTGAGCAATGCGCTGCGATTGTTCGCGAAGGAACGTCAATGCGGCTTGCAGTTCGGCAGGCTCCGGCGAGCGATTGAAAACACGGTCGTACGCTTGCGTGACGATTTCAACGGGCGTTCCCTTGGTTTCGATCAACAGATCGCCAGCCATGTGGCGGGATGTGTTGCGGAGGAATTCGCCGTTGAGCAGCAGCAGCGCCTGCGGAGCGCCGATGGTGGATGGCCGGGCCGCACAGGGGGTAACGCGGTTGGGATGATCGAACGAGGCGAACAGAGGGTACTGCAGGTTGCGTTTGACGAACAAGTAAACGCTGCGGCGGACGTGAGCGCTGGCCTGAGCGGATGGCTGCCAAGCGTAGCGATCGCCCTGAACGGCTTCGGGCAATTCGGGCATTACGGCGGGGCCGTACATTTGCGGGCTGGTGTCTTCGGCAGCGATCAGGGCAGCATCGCGGAGCGACTCGGCGTCGCGGCGCCGCAGCGGGGCGTGCCAGAGCAGGTCGTTTTCGGGATCAACTTTTTCGGCTTGTTCAAAATGGCCGTTCTGCTCGGCGATCGATGACTGCCGATAAACGTGCGACGAAACAATCTGGCGATGAACATCCTTCAGTTGCCAGTTGTCCATGACGAGCGAGGCGGCCAGGTGATCGAGCAGTTGCGGGTTGGTCGCGCTTTCGCCCATCACGCCAAAATTGTTCGGCGTGCCGACAATGCCCGTGCCGAAGTAGTGTTGCCAGAGGCGGTTGACCATCACGCGGGCGGTCAGCGGATGATTTGGCTGCGTGAGCCAGCGGGCCAGCGCGGCGCGACGGCCAGTGCTATTGGGGCGGTCGAGCGGCGGCGTGATGTGCGGCGATTCCTTGGAAAGGACTGCCAGGAAACCAGGCTGCACTTCCTCACCGGGCTTTTTGTAATCGCCACCTTCGAGGCAATGCGTCGCTGGCGCGCGTGAACCAACGTCGGCTGCGGCCATGGCGATGGGCAGCGGCTGCGGCCGGACGTTATCAAAGGCCGACAGTTGCTTCATCAGGTCTTCGTACTCCGCTCGCTTGTCTTCCGGCAGGCGACGGAACATACGGGCATAACTACGTTGCAGTTGCTTGCCGGCGAGAGCGGCCAATTGCTGAGCGCGGGGCTCGCGTTTTTCGACGGGCAACTTCAGCGCGGCTTGAGTCTCGTCATCGAAGCCGGGGACCAGTTCCTCGAAGACCACCGGCCGATAGACGTCGGTCATCGCGTCCATTTTCTGGCGGAGCTTTTCGGTGGCATCTTCCCAGGCATCGAGATCGTGCTCGTACTTCAGATCTTGTTCGCTGCCGTCGACGATCAGTTCTTTTTCTTGCTGCACGAGCGGCGCAAAGAAAGCCTGCAGTTGAAAGTATTCGCGCTGCGAAATGGGATCGAATTTGTGATCGTGGCAGCGGGCGCAACCCACGGTCAGGCCGAGGAAACTTTGGCCCACGACATCGGTGATGTCGTCGAGCATTTCCTGGCGGATCTGGCGATAGTCGCTGCCATTGATTTCTTCCGGCGGCAAACGCAGGAAACCGGTGGCGACTTGCGCATCGGAGTTGTTCGGTGCCAGTTCATCGCCGGCGATCTGCTGCTGCAAAAACTTGTCGTAAGGCAGATCGCTGTTGAAGGCGCGAATCACATAGTCGCGATAGCGATACGCATTGAAGCGAGTGCGGTCCAGTTTGAAGCCGTCGGTATCGGCGTAGCGAACGACGTCGAGCCAGTGCTGAGCCCAGCGTTCACCGAAACCGGGGCTGTTCAACAGCCGATCGACGACTTGTTCGTAGGCATCGGGCGATTGGTTGGCGAGGTATTCATCGCATTCTTCCGGCGTTGGCAGCGAGCCGGTGAGATCGAAGGTCACGCGGCGGATCAGCGTGAGGCGATCGGCGGTCGGCGCCAGATCAAAGCCCTTCTTCAGTTGCTCGGCCAGGACGAAGCTATCGATGCTGACATCGGCTTCGATGTGCGTAGCAGTCGGCGGCATCTTCGGCGCCTTCAGCGGCGTGAAGGGCCAATCTTCGGCCGAGGCCAGGTTAGCTGCAGCTAGCAACGCGCAGCAGAAGATGGTTGCGCTCGAAGCGCACGACACCAGCCAGCGGACGGGCAGGACGCGAGGGAATGTCGGCATGGGAGGGAGAGGGAGGCGGGATGCGGTCACATATTCCATGACGCCGAAGCGCCGAGTGAGCAACCCAGGTCCGAATCAGTACGCAACCGCGCACAATCGTTGGCGAGAGTTCGAGCGGGACGCAAGCAGGACAACAACACTCTTAGCTTATTGAGTCGCCATCCCAAGTCAAGCAAGATTAGTGCCTTTTGCGGCGGTCGGCACACCGCCGCTAACGTCTTCGAAAGCCGCACGGGTCTTTGTGCGGATTGGCAAAACCTTGAGGTCGGCCGGACCGTTACGCCTGCTTCGGCACGACGGTGGCAATCATCCGCTTTTGCTGCTGCGACGGCGGCGATTCGAGTTTGCCGACTTCCAGCAGTTTGGTGATGACCTGGTCCATGACCTTCCGGCCTTCGTCGATGTGGGCCAGTTCGCGGCCGCGGAAGATAACGGAAACCTGCACCTTATCTTTGTGCTCGAGGAAACCGATCGCTTGCTTGACCTTGAAATCGATATCGTGATCGCCGGTCTTGGGGCGAAGACGGATTTCCTTCAGCTTGGGATGGTGAACCGTGTGGCTCGACTTCTTATTCTGCTGATACTTGAACTTGCCGTAGTCCATGATGCGGCAGACAGGAGGCCGATCGTTCGGCGCCACTTCCACAAGATCGAGGTCTGCCTCACGGGCTTTGGCGAGAGCGCTGTCGACGGGCAAGATGCCCAACTGAGAGCCATCGGCTCCGATCACGCGCACGGGAGAGATACGAATCTGCTCGTTAATACGAGTCTTCTGGTCGGCTG is drawn from Anatilimnocola floriformis and contains these coding sequences:
- a CDS encoding DUF1501 domain-containing protein, yielding MPATSRRDFLRQAGGGLGALALASLLAQESQAAGKKTIHSLAPKKPHHEIRAKSVIWLFMDGGPSHIDMFDPKPALTKYAGKPLPSSFKKPQTAMGVTANTPLLASSRKFKQYGDSGHWISDLCPELTRHADDICLLQGCQSEGLTHVNAVCQMNTCSQIAGRPSLGSWAMYGLGSENADLPGYVVLTDYATDPPGGNQNWNSGFMPATYQGTRLATGKTPILYANAPSGVSDDQQRGKIDFINSLSKRFAEKRRGDDRLDAHIASYELAFRMQSSAPEVADLSDETPATLAMYGMENETTQRNARNCLLARRLVERGVRFVQLYMGSGTQWDAHANLDTNHEANCAETDKPIAALLTDLKRRGLLDSTLVVWGGEFGRTPMSESGNGRDHNPFGFTTWMAGGGVKPGFRFGATDEIGLWATDGFAHVRDLHTTILHLMGINEEALTFLHDGRDERASVIGGKVLNEIFV
- a CDS encoding DUF1549 and DUF1553 domain-containing protein — protein: MPTFPRVLPVRWLVSCASSATIFCCALLAAANLASAEDWPFTPLKAPKMPPTATHIEADVSIDSFVLAEQLKKGFDLAPTADRLTLIRRVTFDLTGSLPTPEECDEYLANQSPDAYEQVVDRLLNSPGFGERWAQHWLDVVRYADTDGFKLDRTRFNAYRYRDYVIRAFNSDLPYDKFLQQQIAGDELAPNNSDAQVATGFLRLPPEEINGSDYRQIRQEMLDDITDVVGQSFLGLTVGCARCHDHKFDPISQREYFQLQAFFAPLVQQEKELIVDGSEQDLKYEHDLDAWEDATEKLRQKMDAMTDVYRPVVFEELVPGFDDETQAALKLPVEKREPRAQQLAALAGKQLQRSYARMFRRLPEDKRAEYEDLMKQLSAFDNVRPQPLPIAMAAADVGSRAPATHCLEGGDYKKPGEEVQPGFLAVLSKESPHITPPLDRPNSTGRRAALARWLTQPNHPLTARVMVNRLWQHYFGTGIVGTPNNFGVMGESATNPQLLDHLAASLVMDNWQLKDVHRQIVSSHVYRQSSIAEQNGHFEQAEKVDPENDLLWHAPLRRRDAESLRDAALIAAEDTSPQMYGPAVMPELPEAVQGDRYAWQPSAQASAHVRRSVYLFVKRNLQYPLFASFDHPNRVTPCAARPSTIGAPQALLLLNGEFLRNTSRHMAGDLLIETKGTPVEIVTQAYDRVFNRSPEPAELQAALTFLREQSQRIAQHGSPDAKTLPDPLPAGYSPAQAAAIVDFCQSLMNSAEFVYVD
- the infC gene encoding translation initiation factor IF-3, with product MSYSRIRPQTCERRLCFFPIRKGAAIPPADQKTRINEQIRISPVRVIGADGSQLGILPVDSALAKAREADLDLVEVAPNDRPPVCRIMDYGKFKYQQNKKSSHTVHHPKLKEIRLRPKTGDHDIDFKVKQAIGFLEHKDKVQVSVIFRGRELAHIDEGRKVMDQVITKLLEVGKLESPPSQQQKRMIATVVPKQA